A window of the Salvelinus alpinus chromosome 3, SLU_Salpinus.1, whole genome shotgun sequence genome harbors these coding sequences:
- the LOC139570472 gene encoding TERF1-interacting nuclear factor 2-like isoform X2, translated as MQKHLKEEDGPLPLSSLRLFVPPLRLVSAALWQVVQRGDIMDYGLVEEFVTTVLEVVPDLMSYRERVQLIMGLRAQLVLELCRTDHLADPETIQPHLNRLRSCVITHRENEIPDPEVEASESNFLKLIQSLLEDPIEREHFFQNVYSEEFGLKYDSALQSLVWEFLSRLEKLLPTPTLQQVPC; from the exons ATGGACCTCTTCCACTGTCATCTTTGCGCCTTTTTGTTCCTCCACTGCGTCTGGTGTCTGCAGCTCTGTGGCAAGTTGTTCAGCGTGGAGACATAATGGACTATGGCTTGGTGGAGGAGTTTGTCACCACTGTGTTGGAGGTCGTTCCTGATCTGATGAGTTACAGAGAGCGAGTCCAACTCATCATGGGGCTGCGGGCACAG ctGGTTCTGGAGTTGTGTCGTACAGATCACCTAGCCGACCCCGAGACCATCCAGCCACACCTGAACAGGCTTAGATCCTGTGTCATCACTCATAGGGAAAATGAG ATTCCTGATCCAGAGGTGGAGGCATCAGAATCCAACTTCCTGAAGCTGATTCAAAGCCTGCTGGAAGACCCAATTGAGAGGGAACACTTCTTCCAG AATGTTTATTCAGAGGAATTCGGCCTCAAGTATGACTCCGCACTGCAGAGTCTGGTGTGGGAGTTCCTATCTAGGCTGGAGAAGCTACTTCCAACACCAACCCTTCAACAGGTACCATGCTAA
- the LOC139570472 gene encoding zinc finger protein 721-like isoform X1 — MQKHLKEEDGPLPLSSLRLFVPPLRLVSAALWQVVQRGDIMDYGLVEEFVTTVLEVVPDLMSYRERVQLIMGLRAQLVLELCRTDHLADPETIQPHLNRLRSCVITHRENEIPDPEVEASESNFLKLIQSLLEDPIEREHFFQNVYSEEFGLKYDSALQSLVWEFLSRLEKLLPTPTLQQTASWFLPDPSILEDCVQFVCHPEPLKTLLQYHNNTYEYVDTNAPSSVDYILSSLSLSPLKTVVIFPDQTDPEIKSEPTEEPLPYEHMNIQSPASSDNDSEMLPLLESDYVKSVEGVHSDGNLNVEILSLQIQGSEEVCIHKETTEGNLKHETADKESARERELDGAFHQPQTDSGLKIQKPHSIQQKVQDSSSLSTSCLLRQPTVLLHRLDITDMPLPVSSPTLSQTLRRKRLQIKKGGSQGQRAGWVISPESKRNANGQPPETEQDSVTSNDDVPKKRTAGRGLEEEKLHHHIKDFHSEECSGQNREPFDSMPQYSLAPDLSHVIGQSNRSKRVKMCSLCRKTFIGAKDLTAHMRSHTEQSPYQCTQCLQSFEHQEDLQKHQQIGCEVATQPEEDNVSTASFEEDNMSTTSFEDGIETSQPNGTSPLSPTTSNVRPTPREFSKARTCHVCQETFQSAYLMRKHLNSEHDQLPYQCCDCGEHFKRKFHLKEHKKLCLAASSTTSNIRPTPDQSSKARNCSLCNKTFDSPYLMTKHLKSKHDQLPYQCPDCGGNFQRNFHLKEHKKECLVAKSLLSCSLCDKTFIEASNLTKHVRSHTYQCTKCLQSFERQEDLQKHLQNVFEEPAQFEEDNTPMPSFEDGTQISQLHDTSNVLPTRKESSRARTCRLCHKTFDTIHFMKKHLISKHAQHPYQCLHCGENFRKKFNLKEHQKECHKPTPTQLSKARTCRVCHKTFVSVHLMRKHLKSKHDLLPYQCLGCGDHFYKNSHLLKHEKVCSAAKRLLTCCECGKTFKLSKLKGCNQVNQQQAPRGDHQETNTTLIVENGMEIPQSFSTTPQNPTISNALTIQGQSSKIANHYETCLLCNETFENGENLRKHMEFQHDVRTYVCLDCGETFQSKSELQKHFAIHLGSRKCPLCVKKTSQSTLQHVQRQQPDLRVSSEGVNPNQHQRDVDPADGSNSLAPRERETNILQPSTYLCDTCGKDFPSLCRLKRHLQVHTGEQPFPCTDCGKCFTCKGSLKIHQRLHTGERPFACTLCQQRFITNKHLKRHMFTHTREKPFQCSACGKSFKTKQGCSRHQQFRRCYLEKHTRASFLENPKDLQKHQQIGHEEAAQPEEDNMSTTSFEYKTSQAHDTSAQSPGTSNVRPTPRQSSKARTCHVCHEIFQSAYLMRKHLNSKHGQLPYQCLDCGEHFKRKFNLREHKARCHSTPSSKSRKCCLCNKTFNSPYLMRKHLKSQHDQLPYQCRDCGHFFKLKFNLKKHKKKCPTLKRH; from the exons ATGGACCTCTTCCACTGTCATCTTTGCGCCTTTTTGTTCCTCCACTGCGTCTGGTGTCTGCAGCTCTGTGGCAAGTTGTTCAGCGTGGAGACATAATGGACTATGGCTTGGTGGAGGAGTTTGTCACCACTGTGTTGGAGGTCGTTCCTGATCTGATGAGTTACAGAGAGCGAGTCCAACTCATCATGGGGCTGCGGGCACAG ctGGTTCTGGAGTTGTGTCGTACAGATCACCTAGCCGACCCCGAGACCATCCAGCCACACCTGAACAGGCTTAGATCCTGTGTCATCACTCATAGGGAAAATGAG ATTCCTGATCCAGAGGTGGAGGCATCAGAATCCAACTTCCTGAAGCTGATTCAAAGCCTGCTGGAAGACCCAATTGAGAGGGAACACTTCTTCCAG AATGTTTATTCAGAGGAATTCGGCCTCAAGTATGACTCCGCACTGCAGAGTCTGGTGTGGGAGTTCCTATCTAGGCTGGAGAAGCTACTTCCAACACCAACCCTTCAACAG ACTGCATCTTGGTTTCTACCTGACCCTTCTATCCTGGAGGACTGTGTGCAGTTTGTGTGTCACCCCGAGCCTTTGAAGACCCTACTCCAGTACCACAACAACACATATGAATATGTGGACACCAACG CTCCATCTTCGGTCGACTACATCCTCTCATCGCTGTCGCTCTCTCCACTAAAGACAGTTGTGATCTTTCCAGATCAAACTGACCCAGAGATCAAATCAGAACCCACGGAGGAACCTTTGCCATATGAACATATGAACATTCAAAGCCCAGCCTCATCTGACAACGATTCAGAAATGCTTCCTTTGTTGGAGTCAGATTACGTGAAGAGCGTAGAAGGGGTGCATTCAGACGGAAATTTGAATGTTGAGATTTTGTCTTTACAAATTCAAGGTTCAGAAGAGGTGTGTATACACAAGGAAACTACTGAGGGAAACCTTAAACACGAGACAGCTGACAAAGAGTCAGCAAGAGAGAGGGAACTAGATGGAGCTTTTCACCAACCTCAAACTGACAGTGGGCTAAAAATACAAAAACCTCACAGCATCCAACAGAAAGTGCAGGACAGTTCTAGTTTGTCAACTTCCTGTCTGCTCCGTCAGCCCACGGTGCTTCTGCACCGACTTGACATTACTGATATGCCGTTACCTGTGTCATCTCCAACATTGAGTCAAACATTAAGGAGAAAGAGGCTTCAAATTAAAAAAGGGGGATCCCAAGGACAGAGAGCAGGATGGGTCATATCACCAGAAAGTAAGAGGAATGCCAATGGACAGCCACCAGAGACTGA ACAAGACAGTGTAACCTCAAACGATGATGTTCCCAAGAAAAGGACAGCTG GTAGAGGCCTAGAGGAAGAGAAACTGCACCACCACATCAAGGACTTTCACTCAGAGGAGTGCAGTGGACAGAACAGAGAACCTTTTGACAGTATGCCTCAGTATTCTTTGGCCCCTGACCTATCCCATGTAATTGGGCAGTCTAATAGAAGCAAGCGGGTCAAAATGTGCTCCTTATGTAGGAAGACTTTCATTGGAGCAAAAGATTTGACGGCACACATGAGATCTCATACTGAGCAGAGTCCTTACCAGTGTACCCAGTGTTTGCAAAGCTTTGAACATCAGGAGGACTTACAGAAACATCAACAGATTGGGTGTGAGGTGGCAACTCAACCAGAAGAGGACAACGTGTCTACGGCATCTTTTGAAGAGGATAACATGTCTACAACATCTTTTGAGGATGGGATCGAGACATCCCAGCCCAATGGCACTTCGCCCCTGAGCCCAACAACTTCTAACGTTCGTCCCACTCCAAGAGAGTTTTCCAAAGCCAGAACTTGCCATGTGTGTCAGGAAACTTTCCAAAGTGCATATTTAATGAGAAAGCACCTGAATTCCGAACATGATCAGCTCCCTTACCAGTGCTGCGACTGTGGAGAACATTTCAAGAGGAAGTTTCATTTAAAGGAACATAAGAAATTGTGCTTGGCGGCGAGCTCAACAACTTCCAACATTCGTCCCACTCCAGATCAGTCTTCCAAAGCCAGAAATTGCAGTTTGTGTAACAAGACTTTCGACAGTCCATATTTAATGACAAAGCACCTCAAATCCAAACATGATCAACTCCCTTACCAGTGCCCTGACTGTGGAGGGAATTTCCAAAGGAACTTTCATTTGAAGGAGCATAAAAAAGAGTGCTTGGTGGCGAAGAGtctcctctcttgctctctgtgtgACAAAACGTTCATTGAAGCAAGCAATTTGACCAAACACGTGAGATCTCACACATATCAGTGCACCAAGTGTTTGCAAAGCTTTGAACGTCAGGAGGACTTACAGAAACATCTGCAGAACGTGTTTGAAGAGCCAGCTCAATTTGAAGAGGACAACACGCCGATGCCATCTTTTGAGGATGGGACACAGATATCCCAGCTCCACGACACTTCCAATGTCCTTCCCACTCGAAAGGAGTCTTCCAGAGCCAGAACATGCCGTTTGTGTCACAAGACTTTTGACACTATACATTTCATGAAAAAGCACCTGATTTCCAAACATGCTCAGCACCCTTACCAGTGCCTCCACTGTGGAGAAAACTTCAGGAAGAAGTTTAATTTGAAAGAACATCAGAAAGAGTGCCATAAACCCACTCCAACACAGTTGTCCAAGGCCAGAACATGCCGTGTGTGTCACAAGACTTTTGTTAGTGTCCATTTAATGAGAAAGCACCTCAAATCCAAACATGATCTACTCCCGTACCAGTGTCTCGGCTGTGGAGACCATTTCTACAAAAATTCTCACTTGCTGAAACATGAAAAAGTTTGCTCGGCGGCAAAGAGGCTCCTCACTTGTTGTGAGTGTGGTAAGACTTTTAAGCTCTCTAAGCTTAAGGGGTGTAACCAGGTGAACCAACAGCAGGCTCCTAGGGGGGATCACCAAGAGACCAACACGACTCTAATAGTGGAAAATGGGATGGAGATACCCCAGTCCTTCAGCACTACACCCCAGAACCCAACAATCTCCAATGCTCTCACAATTCAAGGACAATCCTCCAAAATAGCCAACCATTATGAAACATGTCTTTTGTGTAATGAAACATTTGAAAATGGAGAGAATCTGAGAAAGCATATGGAATTTCAACATGATGTACGTACGTACGTGTGCCTTGATTGCGGGGAGACATTCCAAAGCAAATCTGAACTACAGAAACATTTTGCCATTCATTTGGGCTCCAGAAAGTGTCCTTTGTGTGTTAAAAAGACTTCTCAATCAACGCTGCAGCACGTTCAGAGACAACAGCCAGACTTGAGGGTGTCAAGTGAGGGAGTCAACCCAAACCAGCACCAAAGGGATGTTGATCCAGCAGATGGCAGCAACTCGCTGGCACCGAGGGAACGTGAGACAAATATCCTCCAGCCTTCAACCTATCTATGTGATACATGTGGTAAAGACTTCCCATCTCTGTGCCGATTGAAAAGACATTTGCAAGTACATACAGGAGAGCAGCCTTTTCCTTGCACGGATtgtggcaaatgttttacttgcaAGGGTAGTCTGAAAATCCATCAACGGCTTCATACAGGAGAGCGGCCATTTGCGTGCACTTTATGCCAACAACGCTTTATCACAAATAAACACCTAAAAAGACATATGTTTACTCACACAAGGGAAAAGCCTTTTCAGTGTTCAGCTTGTGGGAAATCTTTCAAAACGAAACAAGGTTGTAGCAGACATCAACAATTTAGGCGTTGTTACCTGGAAAAACATACGAGAGCAAGTTTTCTAGAGAATCCGAAGGACTTACAAAAACATCAGCAGATTGGGCATGAGGAGGCAGCTCAACCAGAAGAGGACAACATGTCTACAACATCTTTTGAGTATAAGACATCCCAGGCACATGACACTTCAGCCCAGAGCCCTGGCACTTCTAATGTTCGTCCTACTCCAAGACAGTCCTCCAAAGCCAGAACGTGCCACGTGTGTCATGAAATCTTCCAAAGTGCATATTTAATGAGAAAGCACCTGAATTCCAAACATGGCCAGCTCCCTTACCAGTGCCTCGACTGTGGAGAACATTTCAAGAGGAAGTTCAATTTGAGGGAACATAAGGCAAGGTGCCATTCTACGCCTTCCTCCAAATCCAGAAAATGCTGTTTGTGTAACAAGACTTTCAACAGTCCGTATTTAATGAGAAAGCACCTCAAATCCCAACATGATCAACTCCCTTACCAGTGCCGCGACTGTGGCCATTTTTTTAAGCTGAAGTTTAATTTGAAGAAACATAAGAAAAAGTGCCCCACTCTGAAAAGACATTAG